The following are from one region of the Muntiacus reevesi chromosome 3, mMunRee1.1, whole genome shotgun sequence genome:
- the SPATA3 gene encoding spermatogenesis-associated protein 3 translates to MKKGKRKKSETRRRGSTSQRASSESTPQQQSSESSSQQPVSGSSPRPPSPKPAAQLPNPGSATQVPDPAPAPAPPSPGPTPPQPAPRALPAPEVSHSHSARDIVSPDPNPKASSRSRKAAGPLVRAGPRAFCSCSVCPGSSACWRRLGLCHSRIFDVLLPRAWPTMSGREFPNLLTFYRRPSRKHSTHRNSRAPSPQNCCCGSGSPRSCLLHP, encoded by the exons ATGAAGAAGGGCAAGAGGAAGAAGTCAGAAACCCGGCGCCGGGGCTCCACCTCCCAGCGCGCCAGCTCCGAATCCACCCCCCAGCAGCAGAGCTCAGAGTCCAGTTCCCAGCAGCCCGTCTCCGGGTCCAGCCCGCGGCCACCCAGCCCCAAGCCCGCCGCGCAGCTGCCCAACCCGGGCTCGGCCACCCAGGTGCCCGACCCAGCGCCCGCCCCAGCGCCCCCCAGCCCGGGGCCCACCCCCCCGCAGCCTGCACCCCGAGCCCTCCCAGCTCCAGAAGTCAGCCACAGCCACTCGGCTCGGGACATCGTGTCTCCAGACCCCAACCCCAAAGCATCCTCTCGGTCCAGGAAAGCAG CAGGGCCTCTGGTTCGAGCGGGCCCGCGCGCATTCTGTTCCTGTTCTGTTTGCCCCGGCAGTTCTGCTTGCTGGCGTCGTCTGGGCCTCTGCCACAGCCGCATCTTCGATGTCCTTCTGCCTCGGGCCTGGCCGACCATGTCAGGGAGAGAATTCCCAAACCTCCTCACCTTTTACAG AAGACCTTCAAGAAAACATTCCACTCACCGTAATTCGCGTGCTCCGAGCCCTCAGAACTGTTGCTGTGGCTCTGGGAGCCCTAGGAGCTGCCTACTACATCCTTGA